A region from the Leishmania panamensis strain MHOM/PA/94/PSC-1 chromosome 20 sequence genome encodes:
- a CDS encoding RNA editing complex protein MP90, putative (TriTrypDB/GeneDB-style sysID: LpmP.20.5080) encodes MWWRSATETVPCASNGKLERVKDPFQGIFLPMQGFTEVEMTRRSPIPPPDFPLDSLPIYEPHDSNGPPRTKIGFHLPMRTLPASLAVDFFFPGANPNDNLQAVNVSSNSSSGGAASTGTSADYDDDNSTGSELQEDTSRLTRAGHDKGGLPAANAGSAPGDTSTAFCRLCRENFDSDGALRAHITVADRARHVSHPVREVALETLTLLAVRGYPIDNVMTVWADILYNCPLFPRIRGMTDPRWSIEKRAAQIGTILRALKQVGVLDVALATAELTESAGALSSHYRRRRVAFDRLEYIGDNCWGTNISSRIMLLYPDQQWLYSERCSTFTLVRDACEMNVNLDFVFDTLELWHLLSATAHSRLGNGKVKADLVEGIFGELHLYLYGMVPKLQDDVEYVETNGAREVQLVALVEHCLTELYDLIVLKHARDLVTSAIPLAKELAAKRIWARTRPFVLPQKRPSTSRARSKTAVNNGVPHGPAFPSAVPAVVRAAAAGHTASFQQSRTGAATANASVSTLEDLFDLSPSPVQQQLLHDKSAGGIARAGNGANGSRAGRRTEVATVGSSGTRSKQQTKEEAEETAAVASGRPGVTSTSPSFSTAASFTLSAQIGLGNTRVLPALPRLFTTPHVYPEHVPNPLRLLPLSDIPSMTYCHHTHSDVFSTVKKSYERLGLLHEESSRMRYVVSHTPPEWAVLVSTLVPQLVRLSPPLAAPTGDTKTALTASGMDDAHAAVARRLLASMDEGSLYCRDGFYDLAASPYAPAAASRLYATRLPVSTAWTLQNSGLPGLSATPNETREDVNGASSGERGGRVCTFAMSRYVPPDICAPPAGVVTDRNLCRGVFAFLAVGVDDAVAKAEHLARTATASVRAATSAGSTTGERSSGEDPAQHSRENNSPQESPTQYAERMKAAFEYWRRRPQKSLQRASACSDYVERHH; translated from the coding sequence atgtggtggcgcagcgccaccgaaACCGTCCCCTGCGCAAGCAATGGCAAACTTGAAAGAGTGAAGGATCCGTTTCAGGGCATCTTCTTGCCAATGCAAGGTTTCACCGAGGTGGAGATGACACGGCGAAGCCCCATTCCACCACCGGACTTCCCGTTGGACAGTCTACCCATCTACGAACCGCATGACAGTAATGGGCCACCGCGCACCAAAATTGGCTTTCACCTCCCCATGCGCACGCTGCCAGCGTCTCTAGCCGTCGACTTCTTCTTTCCGGGGGCAAACCCTAACGACAACCTCCAAGCAGTCAATGTctccagcaacagcagcagcgggggggCTGCAAGCACTGGCACCAGCGCGGActacgacgacgacaacagtACCGGCAGTGAGCTTCAAGAAGATACCTCGAGGCTCACCCGCGCGGGGCACGATAAGGGAGGACTCCCCGCCGCTAACGCTGGCAGTGCGCCTGGCGACACATCCACGGCATTCTGCCGTCTATGTCGCGAAAACTTTGACAGTGATGGAGCATTGCGGGCACACATTACAGTCGCAGACCGGGCACGGCACGTTTCTCACCCGGTGCGCGAGGTCGCACTTGAAACGCTGACGCTACTGGCCGTTCGCGGATACCCCATCGACAATGTGATGACGGTGTGGGCCGACATCCTGTACAACTGCCCGCTGTTTCCGCGTATTCGCGGGATGACAGACCCGCGGTGGTCGATCGAAAAGCGAGCAGCACAAATCGGCACTATCCTGCGGGCCTTAAAGCAGGTCGGAGTGCTTGACGTGGCTCTTGCAACAGCAGAGCTGACGGAGTCGGCGGGTGCGCTCAGCTCGCACTACCGGCGGCGTCGCGTCGCCTTTGATCGGCTGGAGTACATTGGGGACAACTGCTGGGGTACGAACATTTCGAGTCGGATCATGTTGCTGTACCCTGATCAGCAGTGGCTGTATAGCGAAAGATGCAGCACCTTCACGCTGGTGCGTGATGCGTGCGAGATGAACGTCAACCTTGACTTTGTCTTCGACACGCTAGAGCTGTGGCACCTCTTATCAGCTACGGCGCACTCGCGACTAGGGAATGGAAAGGTGAAGGCTGACCTTGTGGAAGGCATCTTTGGGGAGCTGCACCTGTACCTCTACGGTATGGTGCCCAAGCTGCAGGATGATGTAGAGTACGTGGAGACGAACGGCGCTAgggaggtgcagctggtCGCACTCGTGGAGCACTGCCTGACCGAGCTATACGACCTCATCGTGCTGAAGCACGCGCGCGACCTCGTCACATCGGCCATACCGCTTGCGAAGGAGTTGGCAGCGAAACGAATATGGGCGCGAACGCGTCCGTttgtgctgccgcagaaGCGCCCCAGCACTAGCCGGGCTCGAAGCAAGACTGCAGTGAACAACGGAGTGCCGCATGGGCCAGCCTTTCCATCTGCTGTTCCGGCGgtcgtgcgtgctgctgccgccgggcACACGGCGTCCTTTCAGCAATCGCGCACCGGAGCAGCGACCGCCAACGCGTCAGTATCTACTCTGGAGGATCTTTTCGACTTGTCACCGTCgcccgtgcagcagcagctgctgcacgatAAATCCGCAGGCGGAATAGCTAGGGCTGGGAATGGTGCCAACGGGTCGCGCGCGGGCAGGCGCACGGAGGTAGCCAcggtgggcagcagcggtacgcGTAGCAAGCAGCAGACGAAAGAGGAAGCTGAAGAAacagctgcagtggcgagCGGGCGACCGGGCGTGACGTCaacctccccttccttctccaccgCAGCATCCTTCACGCTGTCGGCTCAAATCGGTTTAGGTAACACCCGCGTCCTGCCGGCACTGCCGCGTCTCTTTACCACCCCGCACGTGTACCCCGAACACGTGCCCAacccgctgcgcctcctgccgCTCTCGGACATCCCAAGCATGACGTACTGTCACCATACACACTCTGACGTATTTTCAACTGTGAAGAAGAGTTACGAACGCCTTGGTCTACTTCATGAAGAGTCGAGCCGGATGCGGTATGTGGTGAGCCATACCCCACCAGAGTGGGCAGTGCTGGTGAGCACACTTGTGCCGCAGCTCGTGAGattgtcgccgccgctcgccGCACCTACCGGTGATACCAAAACTGCATTGACCGCCTCTGGCATGGACGATGCGCACGCGGCCGTGGCGCGTCGGCTTTTGGCTTCTATGGACGAGGGAAGCCTGTACTGCCGCGATGGCTTCTACGATctcgcagcgtcgccgtacgcacctgctgccgcctcgagACTCTACGCAACGCGGCTGCCGGTGAGCACTGCGTGGACGCTGCAGAATTCGGGCCTGCCTGGTCTCTCCGCCACACCGAACGAGACGAGAGAGGACGTCAACGGTGCTTCCTCGGGCGAAAGGGGGGGTCGCGTGTGTACCTTCGCCATGTCCCGCTACGTGCCACCCGATATTTGCGCGCCACCGGCTGGTGTGGTGACGGACCGTAACCTCTGCCGCGGCGTTTTTGCCTTCTTGGCTGTCGGTGTGGATGACGCCGTGGCAAAGGCTGAGCATCTGGCACGTACGGCCACGGCGTCGGTCCGTGCCGCTACCTCGGCGGGCTCCACCACCGGTGAGCGATCCTCTGGCGAGGACCCGGCGCAGCACTCCAGAGAAAACAACTCGCCTCAAGAGTCGCCAACTCAGTACGCGGAGCGGATGAAGGCAGCATTTGAGTACTGGAGGCGCCGACCACAGAAGTCCCTTCAGCGTGCCTCAGCCTGCTCCGATTACGTGGAACGACATCACTAG
- a CDS encoding hypothetical protein (TriTrypDB/GeneDB-style sysID: LpmP.20.5090), whose amino-acid sequence MPPSRRVGPATAEQVVDIDPLLIYFTFSRIRPRFSCGRTIGSTLQQFRDGELQLRDLPLLSVLTDGAHYYSQNNRRLYTYKQLKREGLLDTVPVRLRPLPRTKRMYSKYSPQTCALAATLMRDTANRDGIRDTSAQASVVSDASDTEDDHDNHDACMPTGAVGKLGVGDDEFRSDNHSAPSSSAPSQPASYAMESGLDGKMVKGRDSSEEPTRKRQEQQTNSKRGRNVSRRQGCHKGTVEARSPSTSSSDSCGNGSTSALEAELRNLGLCT is encoded by the coding sequence ATGCCACCTTCTCGAAGGGTGGGCCCAGCAACAGCGGAGCAGGTGGTCGATATTGACCCGCTTCTCATATACTTCACCTTCTCTCGCATCCGGCCTCGTTTCTCTTGCGGTCGCACAATCGGGAGTACACTGCAACAGTTTCGAGACGGCGAACTGCAACTGCGTGACCTCCCTCTATTGTCTGTGCTGACCGATGGCGCACACTACTATAGCCAAAACAACCGACGGCTGTACACGTACAAGCAGCTGAAGCGCGAAGGCTTGCTCGACACAGTGCCGGTGCGACTGCGTCCTCTGCCGCGAACGAAACGCATGTACAGCAAGTACTCACCTCAGACCTGTGCTCTAGCTGCAACGCTTATGCGCGACACAGCAAACAGGGACGGTATCAGGGATACGAGTGCGCAAGCGTCGGTCGTCAGCGACGCGTCCGATACCGAGGATGACCACGACAACCACGACGCTTGCATGCCGACGGGAGCGGTTGGGAAGCTTGGTGTGGGCGATGACGAGTTCCGCAGTGACAACCACTCAGCTCCCTCCTCAAGTGCGCCGTCACAGCCAGCAAGCTATGCCATGGAGTCAGGCCTTGATGGTAAGATGGTGAAGGGAAGAGACTCGAGCGAAGAACCAACAAGAAAGAGGCAAGAGCAACAGACGAACTCCAAGCGCGGCCGAAACGTATCACGACGTCAAGGATGCCACAAGGGTACTGTCGAAGCTCGATCACCGAGCACCAGTAGCAGCGacagctgcggc